From Syntrophales bacterium, the proteins below share one genomic window:
- a CDS encoding LemA family protein, whose product MTSGKKIFLIAVIVIVLLAGAFYSFFKGTYNQFVTLDEGVKASWAQVENQLQRRYDLIPNLVETVKGYAKQEKDVLVEVTNARARVGGASNVPDKITANNELTGALSRLLVVVEKYPDLKSNVNFLRLQDELAGTENRIAVERKRYNEAVQTYNVLIRSFPANMVAGMFGFAKAAFFEAPATAQAAPQVKFQ is encoded by the coding sequence ATGACAAGTGGAAAGAAAATATTTTTGATCGCTGTCATTGTGATCGTGTTGCTGGCTGGCGCCTTTTACTCCTTTTTCAAGGGCACGTATAACCAGTTCGTCACCCTCGACGAGGGGGTCAAGGCGTCTTGGGCACAGGTGGAAAATCAGCTCCAGCGCCGATACGACCTGATCCCGAATCTGGTGGAAACGGTAAAGGGCTATGCGAAACAGGAAAAGGACGTTCTCGTCGAGGTGACCAACGCGCGCGCCAGGGTAGGCGGGGCGTCAAACGTTCCCGATAAAATAACTGCCAATAACGAGCTTACCGGCGCCTTGAGCAGGCTTTTGGTCGTTGTCGAAAAGTACCCGGATTTAAAGTCCAATGTAAATTTTCTGCGGCTCCAGGATGAGCTGGCCGGAACGGAAAACCGGATCGCCGTCGAGAGAAAGCGTTACAACGAAGCGGTGCAAACCTACAACGTGCTGATCCGCAGCTTCCCCGCCAATATGGTGGCTGGGATGTTCGGCTTCGCAAAGGCGGCCTTCTTTGAGGCGCCGGCAACCGCCCAGGCCGCGCCGCAGGTAAAATTTCAATAA
- a CDS encoding TPM domain-containing protein, whose translation MKNKSSFKIIVSLLFALAFMTFASVASAADAAFPKPAGAINDFAGVIPDVYKAPMENIAREIFQSTGTALVVATIPTIGEGDLNDYANRLYQAWGIGKKGEDKGALILLTVKERRVRIETGYGVEGILPDGLTGEILDQHAVPNFRAGDYGKGLYETLSVIAKIVAKDAGVTIGAEGVNSPPQKQVKPQRKISIFQLLLLIVAAGFLLGTKQGRAMLPWILLLLMNSGGGGRRGGDDGFGGGFGGFGGGMSGGGGSSRGF comes from the coding sequence ATGAAAAACAAATCCTCTTTCAAAATAATCGTCTCCCTGCTGTTTGCCCTGGCATTCATGACTTTCGCGTCAGTGGCTTCGGCAGCCGATGCCGCTTTTCCGAAACCAGCGGGGGCGATCAACGACTTCGCCGGCGTAATTCCGGACGTCTATAAAGCCCCAATGGAAAATATCGCCCGGGAAATTTTTCAAAGCACGGGGACGGCGCTGGTTGTCGCCACCATACCCACGATCGGGGAGGGCGACCTGAACGACTATGCCAACCGCCTTTACCAGGCGTGGGGAATCGGGAAAAAAGGCGAGGACAAGGGGGCGCTGATCCTTCTGACCGTCAAGGAGCGGCGGGTTCGCATCGAAACAGGTTACGGGGTAGAGGGCATTCTGCCCGACGGCCTGACCGGCGAAATTCTCGATCAGCACGCCGTTCCCAATTTTCGCGCCGGCGATTACGGCAAGGGCCTTTATGAAACATTATCGGTTATTGCCAAGATCGTCGCCAAAGACGCCGGCGTAACCATCGGCGCCGAAGGCGTGAACAGCCCGCCTCAAAAACAGGTAAAACCGCAAAGAAAAATAAGCATTTTCCAATTATTATTGCTGATTGTCGCCGCGGGATTTCTCCTCGGGACAAAACAGGGCCGGGCCATGCTGCCCTGGATTCTGCTGTTGCTGATGAACAGCGGCGGCGGGGGAAGGCGCGGCGGCGACGACGGTTTCGGCGGCGGCTTCGGCGGGTTTGGCGGCGGTATGAGCGGCGGGGGCGGCTCGAGCCGCGGATTCTGA
- a CDS encoding efflux RND transporter permease subunit, which translates to MWLADTSVKRPVFATMFIMALVVLGVVSYPEIGVDLFPKVDFPIVTISTHLNGASPEVIDVDITDKIEGAVNTINGVKSITSSSTEGGSRITVEFVLERDIDLAVQDVREKVALIRNKLPEDIEEPRIAKVDPDATAVMWLNLAGQKSVRDISTYVDEVLKEKLQRINGVGDIQLWGLRLRQVRVWLDAKRLKAYGLTAGDIASALQRQNIELPAGRIESLTKEYTVKIKGEFPNVAAFNDLVVAYDKGAPIRLRDVGRAEDGMEEQRSIVRFNGVPAVAMGIQKQSGTNTVAVVNAVRKEIDNIRATLPPGMTLNIAIDQSNFIRRSIDEVKKHLILGSLFAILAVFIFLRNVRTTLISAVALPISIISTFALLRAFDFTFNNMTMLALTLSVGLLIDDAIIVIENIYRHVEEGMAPREAATFATSEIGLAVMATTFAIVAIFLPVAFMKGMIGRFFIQFALTVVFSVLISLLVSFTLTPMLASIFLKRVDLHKGAAASSRPGITSRFSALFENGYKKVENGYRHVLRFSLNHRGLMLIGALVLFIGSIYMTRFLGKELTPPEDQGQFLVRLEAPIDYSVAKADELFQPAEQIVRGMPEVRAVYYVQGIGGTVYRAIMMVSLKPKSERAKTQMDLKKEIRQRLHEFPGLKASAEDFSMIGGGQRQVPIQYSIRGNDIEALRDYTRQISSTLAKKQGFVDIDTSLEMGKPELKVTIDRDKAADLGVDVATIAEAINLLVSGEAEVTKFKDDSRGKRYDLRIRLNPEDRSNPDDLGLLYVRSKSGNLVELRNLIWIHEGGGPSVINRVDRQRAITLFASLEDKPLGAAMTDLNEIAAGILPPDYIPKYSGQADTMTESFGFLMFAIMLGVGMAYMVLAAQFESFVHPFTVLLAMPLSFIGAFGALLLTGQTLSIFSFIGLILLMGLVKKNAILLVDYANILRERGYSKREAILHAGPVRLRPILMTTFAMVFGMIPVAFGVGEGAETRAPMGIAVIGGLLTSLFLTLVVVPAAYDLFDDFQNFFTRNRKVKSGLVKKDAI; encoded by the coding sequence ATGTGGCTCGCTGACACCTCCGTCAAGAGACCGGTTTTCGCCACCATGTTCATCATGGCCCTGGTGGTTTTGGGCGTGGTCAGTTATCCGGAAATCGGCGTCGATCTCTTTCCGAAGGTCGATTTCCCGATCGTGACTATTTCCACCCACCTCAATGGGGCAAGCCCCGAGGTAATTGACGTTGACATCACCGACAAGATCGAAGGAGCGGTAAATACGATCAACGGGGTAAAATCGATCACGTCGAGCAGCACCGAAGGAGGCTCGCGCATCACAGTGGAGTTCGTCCTGGAGCGGGACATTGATCTGGCCGTGCAGGATGTCCGGGAAAAGGTGGCGCTGATCCGAAACAAGCTCCCTGAAGACATCGAAGAGCCGCGGATCGCGAAGGTAGATCCCGACGCAACGGCGGTAATGTGGCTGAATCTGGCCGGACAGAAATCGGTCAGAGATATATCCACTTACGTCGATGAGGTGCTCAAGGAAAAACTCCAGCGGATAAACGGCGTCGGCGACATCCAGCTCTGGGGATTGCGGCTCCGGCAGGTGCGGGTCTGGCTCGACGCGAAAAGGCTCAAGGCCTACGGACTGACAGCCGGCGATATAGCTTCCGCCCTCCAGCGACAGAACATCGAACTGCCGGCCGGCCGGATCGAGAGCCTGACGAAGGAGTACACGGTCAAAATCAAAGGGGAATTTCCCAACGTCGCCGCTTTCAACGATCTGGTCGTTGCCTATGACAAGGGCGCCCCGATCCGCCTGCGCGACGTCGGCCGGGCGGAAGACGGGATGGAGGAACAACGCTCCATCGTCCGCTTCAACGGCGTGCCGGCGGTGGCAATGGGGATTCAGAAACAGTCGGGGACGAACACCGTCGCCGTCGTCAACGCGGTCAGGAAGGAAATTGATAATATCCGCGCCACGCTGCCGCCGGGGATGACCCTCAACATCGCGATCGACCAGTCCAACTTCATCCGCCGCTCGATCGACGAGGTGAAAAAACACCTTATTCTGGGAAGCCTGTTTGCCATCCTCGCCGTCTTCATCTTTCTGCGCAACGTCCGGACGACGCTGATCAGCGCCGTGGCGCTCCCGATCTCGATCATCTCCACATTTGCGCTTTTGCGCGCCTTCGATTTCACCTTCAATAACATGACGATGCTTGCCCTCACCCTCTCCGTCGGCCTGCTAATCGACGACGCGATCATCGTCATCGAAAACATCTACCGGCATGTCGAAGAGGGAATGGCCCCGCGCGAGGCGGCAACATTTGCAACCTCGGAGATCGGTCTGGCCGTCATGGCGACCACCTTCGCGATTGTCGCGATCTTTTTGCCCGTCGCGTTCATGAAGGGAATGATCGGCCGCTTTTTCATCCAGTTCGCCCTAACGGTCGTCTTTTCGGTGCTCATCTCGCTTCTGGTTTCCTTTACGCTGACGCCGATGCTCGCCTCTATTTTTCTCAAACGCGTTGATCTTCATAAAGGCGCCGCTGCTTCTTCCCGCCCCGGCATAACCAGCCGCTTTTCAGCGCTCTTCGAAAATGGCTATAAGAAAGTAGAAAACGGCTACCGCCATGTTCTGCGCTTTTCGCTGAATCATCGAGGGCTCATGCTGATCGGAGCGCTTGTTCTTTTTATCGGCAGCATCTACATGACCCGCTTTCTCGGCAAGGAACTCACCCCGCCTGAAGATCAGGGGCAGTTCCTCGTCCGTCTCGAGGCGCCAATCGACTACTCGGTCGCCAAGGCGGATGAACTCTTCCAGCCGGCGGAGCAGATCGTCCGGGGAATGCCGGAGGTTCGGGCGGTTTATTACGTTCAGGGAATCGGGGGAACGGTGTATCGGGCGATTATGATGGTCTCGCTGAAGCCGAAAAGCGAGCGCGCCAAAACCCAAATGGATCTGAAAAAGGAAATTCGTCAAAGATTACACGAATTTCCTGGTCTTAAAGCCTCGGCAGAGGATTTTTCGATGATCGGCGGCGGGCAGCGGCAGGTGCCGATCCAGTACAGCATTCGGGGAAACGATATCGAGGCGCTCCGGGATTATACCCGGCAGATTTCCTCGACATTGGCAAAAAAACAGGGATTCGTCGATATCGACACCTCGCTCGAAATGGGAAAACCGGAGCTGAAGGTGACGATCGACCGCGACAAGGCGGCCGATCTCGGCGTTGACGTGGCGACTATTGCCGAAGCGATCAACCTGCTCGTCAGCGGCGAGGCGGAGGTTACCAAGTTCAAGGACGACAGCCGGGGCAAGCGCTACGACCTGCGCATCCGCCTTAATCCCGAAGATAGGAGCAATCCCGACGATCTCGGTCTGCTTTACGTGCGCTCAAAGAGCGGGAACCTCGTTGAGTTGCGCAACCTGATCTGGATTCACGAGGGAGGCGGGCCCAGCGTCATCAACCGGGTTGACCGGCAGAGGGCAATCACCCTCTTCGCCAGTCTGGAAGACAAGCCGCTGGGCGCGGCCATGACCGATTTGAACGAAATCGCCGCGGGCATCCTGCCCCCCGATTACATCCCCAAATACAGCGGGCAAGCAGATACAATGACGGAATCGTTCGGCTTTCTAATGTTCGCGATCATGCTTGGGGTGGGCATGGCCTACATGGTGCTGGCCGCCCAGTTCGAAAGCTTTGTCCACCCGTTCACGGTGCTTCTGGCGATGCCCCTTTCCTTTATCGGGGCCTTCGGCGCGCTGCTGCTAACCGGGCAGACCCTGAGCATTTTCAGTTTCATCGGCCTGATTCTGTTAATGGGGCTCGTCAAGAAAAACGCGATCCTCCTTGTCGATTACGCAAACATTTTGCGGGAACGCGGCTATTCCAAACGCGAGGCAATCCTCCATGCCGGCCCGGTCCGGCTGAGGCCGATTCTGATGACGACCTTTGCGATGGTTTTCGGGATGATTCCGGTTGCCTTCGGGGTGGGGGAAGGAGCCGAGACAAGGGCGCCGATGGGGATCGCGGTGATCGGCGGCCTGCTAACATCCCTCTTTCTGACGCTGGTCGTGGTTCCCGCCGCCTACGACCTGTTTGACGACTTCCAGAATTTCTTCACGCGGAACAGGAAAGTGAAAAGCGGCCTGGTAAAAAAGGACGCCATCTAA
- a CDS encoding efflux RND transporter periplasmic adaptor subunit, producing MSKNRQFPDRQESLSPDMFINRQTILILIVFIIIGFIGCTKPPEKVRKQAAVNVRVQAAETRSLRPFVESIGSLAPRDQVTVSSELDGILDSISVDEGTAVKKGQAIAEIRPTDYRLALEQAAAQLAQSETGLANARQEYERKEALYREELLTKQQFDDIAARVKLAEAEVARAHSGQNLAKERLARTRIFSPLAGTVKEKRATAGDYVRNGSFLASIVRTDLLKLIFSVSEKDVGSLKLGQEVDFITDSFPDQKFRGRLSAILPALDERTRTLQVEALVANADGRLKPGLFARITLYTGPARERVVAPVTSLLYDNSKTKLFVVEGEKAREKNVITGSKYGEYMEIVEGLHDKEVIVTVGQNNLMEGALVHVAR from the coding sequence ATGAGTAAAAACCGGCAGTTCCCGGATCGACAGGAATCTCTGTCGCCAGATATGTTCATCAATCGGCAGACCATCTTGATTCTAATCGTATTTATTATAATCGGCTTCATCGGCTGCACTAAACCGCCGGAAAAAGTTCGCAAACAGGCGGCGGTAAACGTGCGGGTGCAAGCAGCGGAAACACGCTCGCTCCGACCGTTTGTGGAATCAATAGGTTCGCTCGCACCCCGCGATCAAGTCACTGTCAGCTCCGAGTTGGACGGCATTCTCGATTCAATTTCCGTTGATGAGGGCACTGCCGTCAAGAAGGGTCAGGCAATCGCCGAGATCCGGCCCACGGATTATCGGCTGGCGCTCGAACAGGCGGCTGCCCAGCTTGCCCAGAGTGAAACGGGCCTTGCCAACGCAAGGCAGGAGTATGAGCGCAAGGAGGCCCTCTACCGGGAGGAGCTTTTGACTAAGCAGCAATTTGACGATATTGCCGCGCGCGTCAAGCTGGCCGAAGCGGAGGTCGCCCGGGCCCACTCCGGACAAAACCTGGCAAAAGAACGGCTTGCCCGCACCAGAATCTTTTCCCCGCTTGCGGGAACCGTTAAGGAAAAAAGGGCAACGGCGGGCGATTACGTCCGCAATGGCTCCTTTCTGGCGTCAATCGTCCGGACCGATCTGCTGAAGCTGATCTTTTCCGTCTCCGAAAAGGATGTCGGAAGTCTAAAACTGGGACAGGAGGTTGACTTTATTACTGATTCATTTCCTGATCAAAAATTTCGCGGCCGGCTTTCCGCCATCCTGCCGGCCCTCGATGAACGCACCCGCACCCTCCAGGTGGAGGCGCTCGTCGCCAATGCCGACGGACGTCTCAAACCGGGCCTCTTCGCGCGGATAACCCTCTATACCGGCCCCGCGCGGGAGAGGGTCGTCGCGCCGGTTACCTCCCTCCTCTATGATAACTCCAAAACGAAACTTTTTGTCGTCGAGGGAGAGAAGGCCCGGGAGAAAAACGTGATAACAGGAAGTAAATACGGGGAATACATGGAAATCGTCGAAGGCCTGCACGACAAGGAAGTCATTGTGACCGTGGGACAAAACAATCTGATGGAAGGAGCGCTGGTTCATGTGGCTCGCTGA
- a CDS encoding TolC family protein, protein MRFMQAGILLLIMAAAPAPLFADSYTLEDLCRIALASSEKLKLAEQNIALAEIGTEKARSYLYPRLTAAGGMTRYSERKFTSAGSVLQPESASTWGVRMDETLSLSGRELTALEISRQSLLKTRYDVEALRDDYLLGNVAAAYYDVLLAGRNLEIAAVNLERLSRYRDAAEKRLRIGDVTKTALLRAESELSGAKSDQLQAQNTLELAIAVLASQVGIQPPFTLQPEPARKVEIPELDELQKQALFRRAEIKSLKMQKKMASSQISFAQGAFLPSLTVTGAYAGADQQPATSSLNRDSFYGGIALNFPLFDGGLRKADVSEARVRERQADLRIEDVKKEIAIEVKAAHLELTTQQGILRFLEDQLLFARENYHAVFRQFEVGLANSLDVMDANTLLVSAERKAAAAAFRLQLASLRLKKAAGLPWALAAIGIPAPGK, encoded by the coding sequence ATGAGATTTATGCAGGCAGGAATCCTGCTGTTGATTATGGCGGCTGCGCCCGCCCCTCTTTTTGCCGATTCTTACACCTTGGAGGATCTCTGCCGAATCGCCCTGGCCTCCTCGGAAAAGCTGAAACTCGCCGAGCAGAACATCGCGCTTGCAGAAATCGGAACCGAAAAGGCCCGTTCCTACCTTTATCCGCGCCTTACAGCGGCGGGCGGCATGACACGGTATTCCGAACGTAAATTTACAAGCGCCGGCAGCGTCTTGCAGCCGGAGAGCGCCTCCACTTGGGGCGTCAGGATGGACGAAACCCTTTCGCTCAGCGGCCGCGAGTTGACGGCGCTCGAAATTTCCCGGCAATCGCTTCTCAAAACCCGTTATGATGTCGAGGCGCTGCGCGATGATTACCTGCTCGGCAATGTCGCGGCGGCCTATTACGACGTCCTGCTGGCCGGGCGCAATCTCGAGATCGCCGCTGTGAATCTGGAGAGGTTGAGCCGCTATCGGGATGCGGCCGAAAAACGGCTACGCATCGGCGACGTGACCAAAACGGCGCTGCTGCGTGCCGAAAGCGAGCTTTCCGGGGCAAAATCCGATCAGCTCCAGGCTCAAAATACCCTCGAGCTGGCGATCGCCGTCCTGGCCAGCCAGGTAGGAATTCAGCCCCCCTTCACGCTCCAGCCGGAACCTGCCCGAAAAGTTGAGATCCCGGAACTGGACGAACTCCAGAAACAGGCTCTTTTTCGTCGGGCGGAAATTAAAAGCCTCAAGATGCAAAAAAAGATGGCAAGCAGCCAGATCAGCTTTGCCCAAGGGGCGTTTCTGCCTTCGCTGACTGTTACCGGCGCGTACGCCGGCGCCGATCAGCAACCGGCTACCAGCAGCCTCAACAGGGATAGTTTTTATGGGGGAATCGCCCTGAATTTTCCGCTTTTCGACGGTGGCCTCAGGAAGGCAGACGTTTCCGAGGCGAGGGTGCGCGAACGCCAGGCAGATCTGCGAATAGAGGATGTAAAAAAGGAGATTGCTATTGAGGTGAAGGCTGCCCACCTGGAGCTGACGACGCAACAGGGCATCCTGCGCTTTCTCGAAGACCAACTGCTTTTTGCCCGCGAAAATTATCATGCGGTTTTTCGACAGTTTGAAGTCGGGCTGGCCAACAGCCTTGACGTGATGGATGCCAATACGCTACTGGTTTCAGCGGAACGGAAGGCGGCAGCGGCAGCTTTCCGTCTCCAACTGGCGTCGTTGCGTCTCAAAAAAGCCGCCGGTCTGCCGTGGGCCCTGGCAGCAATTGGCATCCCCGCGCCGGGAAAGTGA
- a CDS encoding ABC transporter substrate-binding protein: MKKKAVLGIFLGLSAVFMMLAAAAVAAEKVYINGIDANFPPFAYVDKAGNPDGFDVKALDWIAREMKFKVKHQPMDWDGIIPSLKAKKIDVVASGMSITEERKKQVDFTTAYWKIKQVLVAKKNAAVTAEKALADGNKIGVQRGTTEAKWIEENLIKKGGKKFELVQYDSAPLAIEDVVNGRIIAAAMDDAPALDAVKKKPVKILGGFGMKDEEFGYAVRKDDREFLKKLNDGLKKLMKSPYWAELKKSYLDK; encoded by the coding sequence ATGAAGAAAAAAGCGGTTTTAGGAATTTTTTTGGGGTTATCGGCGGTTTTCATGATGCTTGCGGCAGCGGCTGTTGCTGCGGAAAAGGTTTATATCAACGGGATTGACGCCAATTTCCCGCCGTTCGCGTATGTTGACAAGGCCGGCAATCCGGATGGATTCGACGTCAAGGCGCTGGACTGGATTGCCAGGGAGATGAAATTCAAGGTCAAACATCAGCCGATGGACTGGGACGGCATTATTCCCAGCCTGAAGGCAAAAAAGATCGATGTAGTCGCCTCCGGGATGAGCATCACCGAGGAGCGCAAAAAACAGGTTGATTTTACGACTGCCTACTGGAAGATTAAACAGGTTCTCGTCGCGAAGAAGAATGCCGCGGTAACCGCCGAGAAGGCCCTCGCCGACGGCAACAAGATCGGGGTGCAACGCGGCACCACCGAGGCGAAGTGGATCGAGGAGAATCTGATCAAAAAGGGCGGCAAGAAATTCGAGCTCGTCCAGTACGATTCCGCGCCGCTGGCAATCGAAGATGTGGTGAACGGTCGGATTATTGCAGCCGCGATGGATGACGCCCCGGCGCTCGACGCGGTCAAGAAGAAGCCCGTCAAGATTCTGGGCGGTTTCGGGATGAAGGATGAAGAGTTCGGCTACGCAGTGCGCAAGGATGACAGGGAGTTTCTGAAAAAGCTTAACGATGGGCTGAAAAAACTGATGAAGTCGCCCTACTGGGCTGAGCTGAAAAAGAGCTACCTTGACAAATGA
- a CDS encoding amino acid ABC transporter permease, translating to MPESLIAIIDALPYLLQGSLVTIAVVAGALSFGFLIGVPLAAGQVYGGAAIRRSVGVYVWFFRGIPLLVFLFLFYFGLCTALGINLSAFTVAIIVLGLISSAYQSQIIRGAIQALPEGQLKAARALGMSDFMAISSIIIPQALRLSIPGFSNEYSILLKDSAVTYALGVAEIMARTHFVATRTYQHFPLYFAAGVIFMILTWLGVKGLRLLEDKVRIPGYSHN from the coding sequence ATGCCGGAAAGTTTGATCGCTATTATCGACGCCCTTCCGTATCTGTTGCAGGGTTCACTGGTTACCATCGCCGTTGTCGCCGGGGCGCTGAGTTTTGGTTTTCTGATTGGCGTTCCGCTGGCGGCCGGGCAGGTCTATGGCGGCGCGGCGATCCGCCGGAGCGTCGGAGTTTATGTCTGGTTTTTTCGCGGCATCCCGCTGCTTGTTTTTCTTTTTCTCTTTTACTTCGGTCTCTGCACGGCCCTGGGGATCAACCTTTCGGCCTTTACCGTCGCAATCATTGTGCTGGGTCTGATCAGCTCCGCCTACCAGTCCCAGATCATCCGCGGGGCGATTCAGGCGCTGCCGGAGGGACAGTTGAAGGCGGCGCGGGCGCTGGGTATGAGCGATTTTATGGCGATCTCCTCCATTATTATTCCCCAGGCGCTACGGCTTTCCATCCCCGGTTTTTCCAACGAATACTCCATTCTGCTGAAGGATTCGGCGGTTACCTACGCGCTCGGCGTGGCCGAGATCATGGCGCGCACGCACTTTGTGGCGACCAGAACCTATCAGCACTTCCCGCTCTATTTTGCGGCGGGGGTTATTTTCATGATCCTTACCTGGCTTGGCGTAAAAGGGTTGCGGCTTCTTGAAGACAAGGTAAGAATCCCCGGATATTCACATAATTGA
- a CDS encoding amino acid ABC transporter ATP-binding protein — translation MTSPILRIENLSKRYGQREVLRGVSLEVDKGDLKILIGPSGAGKSTFLHCINFLVKPDQGRVWLDEREIHPERKRELYAYRQKVGMIFQDFNLFDHLNALENVRIGLTKVKGIGREEAGERARLELERVGLKEHIQKYPAQLSGGQKQRVSIARALAMDPEVMLLDEPTSALDPELIGEVHAVIRDLGANGMTMIMATHQIGFASSLASEIIFMENGLIVEQGTPDKIFNDAEHSRTREFCSKITDLYGERG, via the coding sequence ATGACGTCTCCTATTTTGCGGATTGAAAATCTATCGAAAAGATATGGGCAGCGGGAAGTTCTGAGAGGGGTGTCGCTGGAGGTGGACAAGGGCGACTTGAAAATCCTCATCGGTCCCTCCGGAGCGGGGAAAAGCACGTTTCTACACTGCATCAATTTTTTGGTGAAGCCGGATCAGGGGCGGGTCTGGCTGGACGAGCGGGAGATTCATCCCGAGCGCAAACGCGAACTGTACGCCTACCGCCAGAAGGTGGGGATGATCTTTCAGGATTTCAACCTCTTCGATCACCTCAACGCCTTGGAGAACGTCCGGATCGGTCTTACTAAGGTCAAGGGGATAGGCCGGGAGGAGGCGGGTGAGCGCGCACGGCTGGAACTCGAACGGGTCGGTTTGAAAGAGCATATCCAGAAGTACCCGGCCCAGTTGTCGGGGGGGCAGAAACAGCGGGTCTCGATCGCGCGGGCGCTGGCTATGGACCCGGAGGTGATGCTTTTGGACGAGCCCACCTCGGCCCTCGATCCGGAATTGATCGGCGAGGTGCACGCGGTTATCCGCGATCTGGGCGCGAACGGGATGACGATGATCATGGCGACTCATCAGATTGGCTTTGCCAGTTCGCTGGCAAGCGAGATCATCTTTATGGAGAACGGCTTGATCGTTGAGCAGGGAACGCCGGACAAGATATTCAACGATGCCGAACATTCGCGAACCCGCGAATTCTGCTCAAAGATCACCGATCTCTATGGGGAACGCGGATGA
- a CDS encoding amino acid ABC transporter permease, translated as MTEGLLYIQTEVLPALFRGFGVSLQLIVPSALAGLTLGTAVGVFRVYGSSLVRRAADVYAALFRGIPLVIQLFIWYFGLPYFNIYLSPFAASVLGFSLCSGAYNSEYVRGALLSIKRGQMLAAESLGFSRIRMIVSIILPQAVRRALPGCGNEVIYLIKYSSLAYMVTCIELTGEGKILASNSFRFTEVFLIVGACYLLMTSVAGLILARMENHLRIPGFEQQRT; from the coding sequence ATGACCGAAGGACTGCTCTATATACAAACAGAAGTCCTGCCCGCGCTTTTCCGGGGGTTCGGGGTCAGTTTGCAGCTCATTGTTCCCTCGGCGCTCGCCGGCCTCACACTCGGAACAGCCGTCGGGGTTTTCCGGGTGTACGGCAGCAGTCTCGTCCGCCGGGCGGCCGATGTCTATGCCGCCTTGTTTCGGGGGATCCCGCTTGTCATCCAGCTTTTCATCTGGTATTTCGGCTTGCCCTACTTCAACATCTACCTTAGCCCGTTTGCCGCGTCGGTTCTCGGTTTTTCACTCTGCAGCGGGGCTTACAATTCAGAATATGTTCGGGGGGCGCTCTTGTCGATCAAGCGGGGGCAGATGCTTGCCGCCGAATCGCTCGGTTTCAGCCGAATCCGGATGATTGTCTCGATCATCCTGCCGCAGGCGGTGCGCCGAGCCCTGCCCGGGTGCGGAAATGAGGTTATCTACCTGATTAAATATTCCTCGCTGGCCTACATGGTGACCTGTATCGAGCTTACCGGCGAGGGGAAGATCCTGGCGTCGAACTCCTTCCGGTTCACCGAGGTGTTCCTGATAGTCGGGGCCTGCTACCTGCTGATGACGTCGGTTGCGGGGTTGATCCTTGCCCGGATGGAAAATCATTTGAGAATCCCCGGCTTCGAGCAGCAGCGAACGTGA